One Cystobacter fuscus DSM 2262 genomic window carries:
- the thrS gene encoding threonine--tRNA ligase: MLDVHDHRSLGQRLDLFHLQEEAPGMVFWHPRGHLLYRLIEERVRGQMRLEGYDEVRTPQLLAQPIWERSGHWENFRENMFQLAEEGGRHLALKPVSCPGHIQLVQRMGPSYRDLPLRLGEFGLVHRSEPSGSLHGLFRLRQFTQDDGHIFCAEEQMRDEVLRFCRSLRAFYADFGFEDVEVAFSSRPAQRAGSDEVWDMAESLLLEAARQAGLNCRMQPGQGAFYGPKLEFVLKDRPGRDWQCGTIQLDLVLPERFDLHYVDASGQKRRPMMLHRAMLGSLERFIAILLEHHGGALPAWLSPEQVVVASIGEGAAGYAERFAAKLREAGCRAHADARAESLSRKIVDAHQAGVPWLVVAGAREVEKNMVRLRRRDGEQRDLPWEEALAELVAECRPSPSV, encoded by the coding sequence ATGCTCGACGTTCATGATCACCGTTCCCTGGGCCAGCGCCTGGACCTCTTCCACCTGCAGGAGGAGGCCCCCGGCATGGTGTTCTGGCACCCCCGCGGCCACCTGCTCTACCGGCTCATCGAGGAGCGCGTCCGCGGGCAGATGCGACTCGAGGGCTACGACGAAGTGAGGACGCCTCAACTGCTCGCCCAGCCCATCTGGGAGCGCAGCGGCCACTGGGAGAACTTCCGCGAGAACATGTTCCAGCTCGCCGAGGAGGGCGGGCGGCACCTGGCGCTCAAGCCGGTGAGCTGCCCCGGTCACATCCAGCTCGTGCAGCGCATGGGGCCCAGCTACCGCGACCTGCCCTTGCGGCTGGGCGAGTTCGGACTCGTGCACCGCAGCGAGCCCAGTGGTTCGCTCCACGGGTTGTTCCGCCTGCGCCAGTTCACGCAGGACGACGGGCACATCTTCTGTGCCGAGGAGCAGATGAGGGACGAGGTCCTGCGCTTCTGCCGCTCGCTGCGTGCCTTCTATGCCGACTTCGGCTTCGAGGACGTGGAGGTGGCCTTCTCCAGCCGTCCGGCCCAGCGGGCCGGCAGCGATGAGGTCTGGGACATGGCCGAGTCCCTGTTGCTCGAGGCGGCCCGGCAGGCGGGGCTGAACTGCCGCATGCAGCCGGGACAGGGCGCGTTCTACGGGCCCAAGCTGGAGTTCGTGCTCAAGGACCGGCCCGGTCGCGACTGGCAATGCGGGACGATCCAGCTCGATCTCGTGCTCCCGGAGCGCTTCGATCTGCACTACGTGGATGCCTCGGGGCAGAAGCGCCGGCCGATGATGTTGCATCGCGCGATGCTCGGGAGTCTGGAGCGCTTCATCGCCATCCTCCTGGAACACCACGGGGGCGCGCTGCCCGCGTGGCTCTCACCGGAGCAGGTGGTGGTGGCCTCGATCGGGGAAGGAGCCGCGGGCTACGCCGAGCGCTTCGCCGCGAAGCTGCGCGAGGCGGGCTGCCGGGCGCACGCGGATGCACGGGCCGAGTCGCTCTCGCGGAAGATCGTCGACGCACATCAGGCCGGAGTGCCCTGGCTCGTCGTGGCGGGCGCTCGCGAGGTGGAGAAGAACATGGTCCGGCTGCGGCGACGGGATGGCGAGCAGCGTGACCTGCCCTGGGAGGAAGCACTGGCGGAGCTCGTCGCCGAGTGCCGCCCCTCGCCCTCGGTGTGA
- a CDS encoding class I SAM-dependent methyltransferase: MRFLLAAACLSLVGCSHTPATPSAPASEDVISPAGAIVAAADRPESDRALDTGRHPAALLEFVGVRPGMKVAELMAGGGYTTELLARAVGPRGVVYGENPRFVLERFAEKPWSERLARPVNQNVVRVDRELDDPLPPEVTDLDAVVSNIIYHDTVWFGTDRAKMNAAVFRALKPGGVYVILDSSAMPGTGVRDAQTLHRIDEQTVRDEVLAAGFQFLQDSDVWRNPQDTRDWDSSPGAAGARRGTSDRFALKFIKPR; this comes from the coding sequence ATGCGATTCCTTCTCGCCGCTGCCTGCCTGTCCCTCGTGGGTTGTTCCCATACACCCGCCACCCCCTCGGCCCCCGCTTCCGAGGACGTGATCTCTCCCGCCGGAGCCATCGTCGCCGCCGCGGACCGGCCCGAGTCCGATCGCGCCCTCGATACGGGCCGTCATCCCGCCGCCCTGCTCGAGTTCGTGGGCGTCCGGCCCGGCATGAAGGTCGCCGAGCTGATGGCGGGGGGCGGTTACACGACCGAGCTGCTCGCGCGCGCCGTGGGTCCTCGCGGGGTCGTCTATGGCGAGAACCCCCGGTTCGTCCTCGAGCGCTTCGCGGAGAAGCCCTGGAGCGAGCGGCTCGCCCGCCCGGTCAACCAGAACGTGGTGCGGGTGGATCGCGAGCTGGACGATCCCCTTCCGCCCGAGGTGACCGACCTGGACGCGGTGGTGAGCAACATCATCTATCACGACACCGTATGGTTCGGCACCGACCGGGCGAAGATGAACGCGGCCGTCTTCCGCGCGCTCAAGCCCGGAGGGGTCTACGTCATCCTCGACTCGAGCGCGATGCCCGGCACGGGTGTGCGCGACGCCCAGACGCTGCACCGCATCGACGAGCAGACCGTGCGTGACGAGGTGCTCGCGGCGGGCTTCCAGTTCCTGCAGGACAGCGACGTCTGGCGCAACCCCCAGGACACCCGTGACTGGGACTCCAGCCCGGGCGCCGCCGGAGCGCGCCGCGGCACCAGCGACCGCTTCGCCCTGAAGTTCATCAAGCCGCGGTGA
- a CDS encoding glutaminyl-peptide cyclotransferase, translating to MTHRLSLCALVLLAAVSCRSEVHSPSPPANAPVEGFEIVRSWPHDPFAFTQGLVFRQGKLYEGTGLQGRSSLREVELETGVVLRQSRLERQYFGEGIAIRGNRLYQLTWRSQEGFIYDAATLERVGHFTYPTEGWGLTEDGESLIMSDGSSTLRFLDPDTFAVRRTVKVQDAGREISQLNELEYVRGEVYANVWMTDLIARIDPATGRVKGWINLAGLLPRAERTGDEDVLNGIAYDAAGDRLFVTGKFWPKLFQIRVVAR from the coding sequence ATGACGCACCGATTGTCCCTCTGTGCCCTCGTGCTCCTCGCGGCGGTCTCCTGCCGGAGTGAAGTGCACTCCCCATCGCCTCCCGCGAACGCGCCGGTGGAGGGATTCGAGATCGTTCGAAGCTGGCCCCATGATCCCTTCGCGTTCACCCAGGGACTCGTCTTCCGGCAGGGCAAGCTGTACGAGGGAACGGGCCTCCAGGGCCGCTCGAGTCTGCGGGAAGTGGAGCTCGAAACGGGCGTGGTGCTGCGCCAGTCCCGGCTCGAGCGACAGTACTTCGGCGAGGGGATCGCAATTCGAGGCAACCGGCTGTACCAGCTCACCTGGCGCTCCCAGGAGGGCTTCATCTACGACGCCGCGACGCTCGAGCGGGTGGGCCACTTCACCTACCCCACCGAGGGATGGGGACTCACCGAGGACGGGGAGTCGCTCATCATGAGCGATGGCAGCAGCACCCTGCGCTTCCTGGACCCCGACACGTTCGCGGTCCGGCGTACCGTCAAGGTGCAGGATGCTGGCCGGGAGATCTCCCAGCTCAACGAGCTGGAGTACGTCCGCGGCGAGGTCTACGCGAACGTGTGGATGACGGACCTCATCGCGCGCATCGATCCGGCCACGGGACGGGTGAAGGGCTGGATCAATCTCGCGGGGCTGCTGCCACGCGCGGAGCGCACGGGAGACGAGGACGTGCTCAATGGGATTGCCTATGACGCGGCCGGGGATCGGCTGTTCGTCACCGGGAAGTTCTGGCCGAAGCTGTTCCAGATCCGCGTCGTGGCCCGGTAA
- a CDS encoding S41 family peptidase: MRSLHSWRAALAAGLWLLAPMFPAQAREPSANTLSYEQLEVFARVLSYVENNYVDPVDERQLMQGAIQGMLGTLDPHTVFMPPEVFKEMKIDTSGEYGGVGLELAPAGDGFRVSASIEDTPASRAGIRVGDELVAIDGERTRGLSHAELMQRMRGPAGKRVLLTIMREGFSAPRELALIRDHVRIISVEGALYGGIAHVKVKSFQDRTAFYLRKELDRLRAQNGDKPLRGVVLDLRNNPGGLLEQAVAVSDLWLPGNLTIVSTRGRNPSQTTEERSKDRDTEPDYPLVVLVNAGSASASEIVAGALQDHGRATILGTQTFGKGSVQTVIELEDGSGLKLTVARYYTPKGRSIQEKGITPDYQVAESTGERAAKDETREKDLERHFKAEPGAAAEDAPVVNAKRFTEEPRAWDVTSKLTDHQLQVALNYLNGLVRGTRPPMKASSATP; encoded by the coding sequence ATGCGCTCCTTGCACTCCTGGCGCGCGGCACTCGCCGCCGGCCTGTGGCTCCTGGCTCCCATGTTCCCGGCCCAGGCGCGCGAGCCCTCCGCGAACACCCTGTCCTACGAGCAGCTCGAGGTGTTCGCCCGGGTGTTGTCCTACGTGGAGAACAACTACGTGGACCCCGTGGACGAGCGCCAGCTCATGCAGGGCGCCATCCAGGGCATGTTGGGGACGTTGGATCCCCACACCGTCTTCATGCCGCCCGAGGTCTTCAAGGAGATGAAGATCGACACCTCGGGCGAGTACGGCGGGGTGGGCCTCGAGCTGGCTCCCGCGGGGGATGGCTTCCGGGTGTCCGCCTCCATCGAGGACACGCCGGCGTCCCGGGCGGGCATCCGCGTGGGGGACGAGCTGGTCGCCATCGACGGCGAGCGCACGCGGGGCTTGAGTCACGCGGAGCTGATGCAGCGCATGCGCGGTCCCGCGGGCAAGCGCGTGCTGCTCACCATCATGCGCGAGGGCTTCAGCGCGCCGCGAGAGCTGGCCCTCATCCGCGACCATGTCCGCATCATCTCGGTGGAGGGCGCCCTGTACGGGGGCATCGCCCACGTGAAGGTGAAGAGCTTCCAGGACCGCACGGCGTTCTACCTGCGCAAGGAGCTGGATCGGCTGCGCGCGCAGAATGGGGACAAGCCGCTGCGGGGCGTGGTGTTGGACCTGCGCAACAACCCGGGCGGCCTGCTGGAGCAGGCGGTGGCCGTGAGCGACCTGTGGCTGCCGGGCAACCTCACCATCGTGAGCACGCGCGGGCGCAACCCGAGCCAGACGACCGAGGAGCGCAGCAAGGACCGGGACACGGAGCCCGACTATCCCCTGGTGGTGCTGGTGAACGCGGGGAGCGCCTCGGCGTCGGAGATCGTCGCGGGCGCGCTCCAGGACCATGGTCGCGCCACCATCCTGGGCACCCAGACGTTCGGAAAGGGGAGCGTCCAGACCGTCATCGAGCTGGAGGACGGCTCCGGGTTGAAGCTGACCGTGGCGCGCTACTACACGCCCAAGGGGCGGAGCATCCAGGAGAAGGGCATCACGCCGGACTACCAGGTGGCGGAGTCGACGGGCGAACGCGCGGCGAAGGACGAGACGCGGGAGAAGGATCTGGAGCGGCACTTCAAGGCCGAGCCCGGGGCGGCGGCCGAGGACGCTCCCGTGGTGAATGCCAAACGTTTCACCGAGGAACCGCGGGCCTGGGACGTGACGTCGAAGCTGACGGACCATCAGCTCCAGGTGGCGTTGAACTACCTCAATGGCCTGGTTCGGGGCACTCGCCCTCCGATGAAGGCCAGCTCCGCGACTCCGTGA
- a CDS encoding alpha/beta fold hydrolase, protein MDLISGLQEVSRRLLVARGVRSEEVVVGGQRLHHFTLKGSGKGPPIVLVHGLGGAASGFGRVLLPLAKRFERVFAVDLPGHGFSPEYCLGPMCVRGQFEMLVRYCREVVGAPAFVVGNSLGGAMSVQLAAEHPELVRALALVASAGADVGHELIREVLESMDVRTAEQARALTQRLFHRPPWAMMFFANALRGMYGTPAVRALSADVIATGEYLKPAQLQGLAMPVLFIWGANEKLLPRESLDFFRTHLPPHSSVRVVDGFGHLPHVERPSELVSELLQFADSAGL, encoded by the coding sequence GTGGACCTCATCTCTGGACTCCAGGAAGTCTCGCGGCGCCTGCTGGTGGCGCGCGGGGTGCGCTCGGAAGAAGTGGTGGTGGGCGGACAGCGCCTCCATCACTTCACGTTGAAGGGCAGCGGCAAGGGTCCGCCCATCGTGCTGGTGCATGGGCTGGGCGGGGCGGCCAGCGGCTTCGGGCGCGTCCTCTTGCCGCTGGCCAAGCGCTTCGAGCGGGTGTTCGCGGTGGACCTGCCCGGGCATGGCTTCTCCCCGGAATATTGCCTCGGGCCGATGTGCGTCCGGGGCCAGTTCGAGATGCTGGTGCGCTACTGCCGCGAGGTGGTGGGCGCCCCGGCCTTCGTGGTGGGCAACTCCCTGGGCGGAGCCATGTCGGTGCAACTGGCGGCCGAGCACCCGGAGCTGGTTCGCGCCCTGGCCCTGGTGGCCTCGGCGGGAGCGGACGTGGGACACGAGCTCATCCGCGAGGTGTTGGAGTCCATGGACGTGCGCACGGCCGAGCAGGCGCGCGCGCTCACCCAGCGCCTGTTCCACCGGCCTCCCTGGGCCATGATGTTCTTCGCCAATGCCCTCCGGGGGATGTATGGCACCCCCGCCGTGCGGGCCCTGAGCGCGGACGTGATCGCCACGGGCGAGTACCTCAAGCCCGCGCAGCTCCAGGGACTCGCCATGCCCGTGCTGTTCATCTGGGGGGCGAACGAGAAGCTCCTGCCCCGCGAGAGCCTCGACTTCTTCCGCACCCACCTGCCGCCCCACTCGAGCGTGCGGGTGGTGGACGGCTTCGGTCACCTGCCGCACGTCGAGCGGCCAAGCGAGCTGGTGTCGGAGTTGCTCCAGTTCGCCGACTCCGCCGGGCTGTAG
- a CDS encoding oxidoreductase: protein MTSSSSRTPLRTGLIGYGLAGTVFHAPLLAAEPAFTLAAVATRRAAEVARDWPGARVLSPDALVEDPSLDVVIIASPNDTHAPLAERALRAGKHVVVDKPFTLDAAEASRLDALARERGRCLTVFHTRRWDGDFLTLRQLLAQGRLGRLFSFESHYDRFRPQVKARWKEDAVPGGGTLWDLAPHLIDQVVQLFGMPESVSADVGQQREGARTTDWFHLLLRYGELRVILHSGSVVHEPWPRFVLQGERDAWVKYGLDPQEEQLKAGLRPGQAGWGQEPAARHGRLSQGGEVPTLPGQYESFYRCFAQAIAGEGPVPVTAESAGQVIRIIQAAERSASEGRRIPLERSPGSEGGGVRG, encoded by the coding sequence ATGACCTCTTCCTCCTCTCGCACTCCCCTGAGAACGGGCCTCATCGGCTACGGACTCGCCGGCACCGTCTTCCACGCGCCCCTGCTCGCCGCCGAGCCCGCGTTCACCCTGGCGGCCGTCGCCACCCGACGCGCCGCGGAGGTGGCGCGCGACTGGCCCGGCGCGCGCGTGCTCTCCCCGGACGCGCTCGTGGAGGACCCCTCCCTCGACGTCGTCATCATCGCCTCGCCCAACGACACGCACGCGCCGCTGGCCGAGCGCGCGCTCCGGGCGGGCAAGCACGTGGTCGTCGACAAGCCCTTCACCCTGGACGCGGCCGAGGCCTCGCGGTTGGATGCCCTGGCGCGCGAGCGCGGACGGTGTCTGACCGTCTTCCATACCCGGCGCTGGGATGGCGATTTCCTCACCCTGCGCCAGTTGCTCGCTCAGGGCCGCCTCGGCAGGTTGTTCAGCTTCGAGAGCCACTACGATCGCTTCCGGCCCCAGGTGAAGGCGCGCTGGAAGGAGGACGCCGTGCCCGGGGGCGGCACCTTGTGGGATCTCGCCCCCCACCTCATCGATCAGGTCGTGCAGCTCTTCGGGATGCCCGAGTCCGTCAGCGCCGATGTCGGCCAGCAGCGCGAGGGCGCTCGGACCACGGACTGGTTCCACCTGCTGCTGCGCTATGGCGAGCTGCGCGTCATCCTGCACTCCGGCTCCGTGGTGCATGAGCCCTGGCCCCGCTTCGTCCTCCAGGGCGAGCGCGACGCCTGGGTGAAGTACGGGCTCGACCCGCAGGAGGAGCAGCTCAAGGCGGGGCTCCGGCCCGGCCAGGCGGGCTGGGGCCAGGAGCCCGCCGCGCGCCATGGCCGCTTGAGCCAGGGGGGCGAGGTGCCTACACTGCCGGGCCAGTACGAGTCGTTCTACCGGTGCTTCGCCCAGGCCATCGCAGGAGAGGGCCCGGTCCCCGTCACCGCCGAGAGCGCCGGCCAGGTCATCCGCATCATCCAGGCCGCCGAGCGCAGCGCCTCCGAGGGCCGGCGTATTCCCCTGGAGCGCTCGCCCGGCTCCGAGGGGGGCGGCGTACGGGGCTGA
- a CDS encoding murein hydrolase activator EnvC family protein yields MNRLLLLLLLSWAPAAFSQDEAAERESVREKLTTQRAALALIESRKVSALEVLEMVEQRAATSAQRVKVLERDLAVFRKRLAVAEHEDEVTREMLREQLRRLSPRLWSMYRLMRRRPLEVLLSARDFSAMVWRSRALRATLEEDLRQLRTVQRVARLRQRVAAELRRLQGSLDVRLAFLREQARMARAQQEALEELVGTIKGEAELARRMVRELEQADADLGRVLQEMNEGPATSGFGALKGKLPRPAPGIIEVGFGRVVNPRFNTVTVQKGVDIRAPAGTPVKAVAEGTVAYAGWLRGYGNLLILDHGGGYHTLVAHLSSVTPGVGAHVAAGDTVGEVGETGSLKGAYLYFEIRRSGQAVDPSPWLAAAP; encoded by the coding sequence ATGAACCGGCTCCTGCTGCTCCTCCTGCTGTCGTGGGCGCCCGCGGCCTTCTCCCAGGACGAGGCGGCGGAGCGCGAGTCCGTGCGCGAGAAGCTGACCACGCAGCGCGCGGCGCTCGCGCTCATCGAGTCGCGCAAGGTGTCCGCGCTGGAGGTGCTGGAGATGGTGGAGCAGCGCGCCGCCACCAGCGCCCAGCGGGTGAAGGTGCTGGAGCGAGACCTCGCCGTCTTCCGCAAGCGGCTGGCCGTGGCCGAGCACGAGGACGAGGTGACGCGGGAGATGCTGCGCGAGCAGTTGCGCCGGCTGTCGCCCCGGCTGTGGAGCATGTACCGGCTCATGCGCCGCCGGCCGCTGGAGGTGCTGCTCAGCGCCCGGGACTTCTCCGCCATGGTGTGGCGCTCGCGCGCGCTGCGGGCGACGCTGGAGGAGGACCTGCGGCAGCTGCGCACGGTGCAGCGCGTGGCGCGGCTGCGGCAGCGGGTCGCGGCCGAGCTGCGAAGGTTGCAGGGCTCGCTGGACGTGCGGCTGGCGTTCCTGCGCGAGCAGGCGCGCATGGCCCGGGCGCAGCAGGAGGCGCTGGAGGAATTGGTGGGCACCATCAAGGGCGAGGCGGAGCTGGCGCGGCGCATGGTGCGCGAGCTGGAGCAGGCGGACGCGGACCTCGGCCGGGTGCTCCAGGAGATGAACGAGGGGCCCGCCACCTCCGGCTTCGGGGCGCTCAAGGGCAAGCTGCCCCGTCCCGCTCCCGGCATCATCGAGGTGGGGTTTGGCCGCGTGGTCAACCCGCGCTTCAACACCGTCACCGTGCAGAAGGGCGTGGACATCCGCGCGCCCGCGGGCACTCCCGTGAAGGCCGTGGCCGAAGGGACCGTGGCGTACGCGGGCTGGCTGCGCGGCTATGGCAACCTGCTCATCCTCGATCATGGCGGGGGCTACCACACGCTGGTGGCCCACCTGTCCTCCGTGACTCCAGGCGTGGGCGCACACGTGGCCGCGGGTGACACGGTGGGCGAGGTGGGCGAGACGGGCTCGCTCAAGGGCGCCTACCTCTATTTCGAAATCCGCCGTTCCGGTCAGGCCGTGGATCCCTCGCCCTGGCTGGCGGCCGCTCCTTGA
- a CDS encoding cell division protein FtsX: MSVLAKTAYFWRSAASGLRHAPFVHFIAVTTIAIALFSAGLAQAMGRGVDALLASLGGEVQVTVYLSPGLDEEGAAVLRERMEAASGGRASLVPPQAALERLALELGDLGEALAQLPENPLPPSLELQVPAERRTPGALKQLAKELRALPGVTGVDYGEEAVERLSAISRALRYGGWVAFAVVLLATVVIVSATLQLAIYSRRGEIEIQKLVGATDRFVKMPFLIEGFLQGLLGAGVALAGLALFERLVGPGMNSLLSFLVGPGGAVPLLEPVLALEMVAVGCALGLGGSFIAVGRFLRV, from the coding sequence ATGAGCGTGCTGGCCAAGACGGCCTACTTCTGGCGCTCGGCGGCGTCGGGGCTGCGCCATGCGCCCTTCGTCCACTTCATCGCCGTGACCACCATCGCCATCGCCCTGTTCTCCGCGGGGCTCGCCCAGGCCATGGGCCGCGGGGTGGACGCGCTCCTGGCCTCGCTGGGCGGTGAGGTGCAGGTGACGGTGTACCTCTCTCCCGGACTCGACGAGGAGGGCGCCGCGGTGCTGCGCGAGCGCATGGAAGCGGCCAGCGGCGGACGCGCCTCGCTCGTGCCTCCCCAGGCCGCGCTGGAGCGTCTGGCGCTGGAACTGGGCGACCTGGGCGAGGCACTCGCGCAACTGCCCGAGAATCCGCTGCCTCCCTCGCTGGAGCTGCAGGTGCCCGCCGAGCGGCGCACGCCCGGCGCGCTCAAGCAACTGGCCAAGGAACTGCGCGCCCTGCCCGGCGTCACCGGCGTGGACTATGGCGAGGAGGCCGTGGAGCGGCTGTCGGCTATTTCCCGCGCCCTGCGCTATGGCGGCTGGGTGGCGTTCGCGGTGGTGCTGCTGGCCACGGTGGTCATCGTGTCCGCGACGCTGCAACTGGCCATCTACTCGCGGCGGGGGGAGATTGAAATCCAGAAGCTGGTGGGTGCCACGGATCGCTTCGTGAAGATGCCCTTCCTCATCGAGGGCTTCCTCCAGGGACTGCTGGGGGCCGGGGTGGCGCTCGCGGGGCTCGCGCTGTTCGAGCGGCTGGTGGGGCCGGGGATGAACTCGCTCCTGTCCTTCCTGGTGGGCCCGGGTGGCGCGGTGCCCCTGCTGGAGCCGGTCCTGGCGCTGGAGATGGTGGCGGTGGGGTGCGCGCTGGGCCTCGGGGGCAGCTTCATCGCGGTGGGGCGCTTCCTCCGGGTATGA
- the ftsE gene encoding cell division ATP-binding protein FtsE, whose translation MIQMFHVYKAYPGDPPVLSDINLHVQKGEFVFLTGPSGAGKTTLMKLIFCAEKATKGQILVGGRNIARIRESAVPYLRRNIGVVFQDFKLLPHRTVEDNVAFTLDVLGVPRAEARERVHRMLKLVGLQHKAGSMPLKLSGGEQQRVVIARALVNDPTILLADEPTGNLDPALTVEIMDLLMDVNVRGTTVMVATHDTGLITRYQKRTLRLEGGFIVSDEDGVKAARRVAAG comes from the coding sequence ATGATCCAGATGTTCCACGTGTACAAGGCCTATCCGGGCGATCCGCCGGTCCTCTCGGACATCAACCTGCATGTGCAGAAGGGCGAGTTCGTCTTTCTCACGGGCCCCTCGGGCGCGGGCAAGACGACGCTCATGAAGCTCATCTTCTGCGCGGAGAAGGCCACCAAGGGGCAGATCCTCGTGGGCGGGCGCAACATCGCGCGCATCCGCGAGTCGGCCGTGCCCTACCTGCGGCGCAACATCGGCGTGGTGTTCCAGGACTTCAAGCTCCTGCCGCACCGCACCGTGGAGGACAACGTCGCCTTCACCCTGGACGTGCTGGGTGTGCCCCGCGCCGAGGCGCGCGAGCGCGTGCACCGCATGCTCAAGCTCGTGGGCCTGCAGCACAAGGCGGGCTCCATGCCCCTCAAGCTCTCCGGGGGTGAGCAGCAGCGCGTCGTCATCGCCCGCGCGCTCGTCAACGATCCCACCATCCTTCTGGCCGACGAGCCCACGGGCAACCTGGACCCGGCGCTCACCGTGGAGATCATGGATCTGCTCATGGACGTGAACGTGCGCGGCACCACGGTGATGGTGGCCACCCACGACACCGGCCTCATCACCCGCTACCAGAAGCGCACCCTGCGCCTGGAGGGGGGCTTCATCGTGTCGGACGAGGACGGAGTGAAGGCCGCCCGGCGGGTGGCGGCGGGATGA
- the carF gene encoding plasmanylethanolamine desaturase produces MKNELKNQLRQQDATVLAQGYSPAIRAMEVFSIVAFVALESALVWRLWGNPLVGPWMVLSAVLLGYLAADFVSGLVHWMGDTWGSTDMPVLGKAFIRPFREHHVDEKAITRHDFVETNGNNCLVSLPVALLALLLPHTSATWVFLSSFLGAMIFWVMATNQFHKWSHTDTPPALIGLLQRVHLVLPPDHHRIHHTAPYDKYYCITVGWMNKPLALIGFFPMMERVITWTTGLIPRKDDIGAEAALELFETQAADTPPVVKAAQELLEGSALAEEPAAVSPVRPS; encoded by the coding sequence ATGAAGAACGAGCTCAAGAACCAACTGCGCCAGCAGGACGCCACCGTCCTGGCCCAAGGCTACTCTCCAGCGATCCGCGCCATGGAGGTGTTCAGCATCGTCGCCTTCGTGGCCCTGGAGTCGGCGCTCGTCTGGCGGCTGTGGGGCAACCCCCTGGTGGGCCCCTGGATGGTGCTGAGCGCCGTGCTGCTGGGCTACCTGGCCGCGGACTTCGTCTCCGGCCTCGTCCACTGGATGGGGGACACCTGGGGCTCCACCGACATGCCCGTGCTCGGCAAGGCCTTCATCCGGCCCTTCCGTGAGCACCACGTGGACGAGAAGGCCATCACCCGGCACGACTTCGTGGAGACCAACGGCAACAACTGCCTCGTGTCGCTGCCCGTGGCGCTGCTCGCCCTGCTGCTGCCCCACACCAGCGCCACCTGGGTGTTCCTCTCCAGCTTCCTCGGGGCGATGATCTTCTGGGTGATGGCGACCAACCAGTTCCACAAGTGGTCCCACACGGACACGCCGCCCGCGCTCATCGGCTTGCTGCAGCGCGTCCACCTCGTCCTGCCGCCGGACCACCACCGCATCCACCACACGGCGCCCTACGACAAGTACTACTGCATCACCGTGGGATGGATGAACAAGCCGCTCGCGCTCATCGGTTTCTTCCCGATGATGGAGCGCGTCATCACCTGGACCACGGGCCTGATTCCCCGCAAGGACGACATCGGCGCCGAAGCGGCCCTGGAGCTCTTCGAGACCCAGGCCGCCGACACGCCCCCCGTGGTGAAGGCCGCCCAGGAGCTGCTCGAGGGCAGTGCGCTCGCCGAGGAGCCCGCTGCCGTGTCCCCGGTGCGGCCGTCCTGA